A stretch of the Aegilops tauschii subsp. strangulata cultivar AL8/78 chromosome 4, Aet v6.0, whole genome shotgun sequence genome encodes the following:
- the LOC109752861 gene encoding endo-1,4-beta-xylanase 5 has product MRSRGSFAPGHAVVFLVWWMAHCGGGLVAAMPPDGWYDYTAHTDCRGRPEPAQYNGGILKYGNGDDPNGYKTTETGVLSPAFVVYNLNKSTMYTFSGWVKLEGSPSALITARLAPDNSGTRCIGTVLARSDCWAFLKGGFVLDWPTQTSVIFFQNADRTPMKITTASASLQPFTTEQWSMHQKDTIRKRRKRMATIHVADPHGTRVVGASVSVQQTSKDFPLGSAIASTILGNDAYQKWFVDRFNAAVFEDELKWYSTEPASGLLRFDVPDQMLAFVRSHRVMVRGHNIFWENQDATPRWVKGLSPDDLRSAVNTRIQSLMTRYRGEFAHWDVNNEMLHFNFYEQRLGANATMEFFSVAQDADPLATLFMNEYNVVETCDDASSTVDAYVARLKDLRAGGAVLEGIGLEGHFSKPNIPYMRAVLDKLATLNLPIWFTEIDINNKFDAQTQAVYLEQVLREAYAHPAVSGVMLWTALHEGGCYQMCLTDWNLKNLPVGDVVDRLLQEWQTGQVAGPTDAHGAYSFSGYLGEYVVTVNAGNSSKQSTFSLSPGDETRHITVQI; this is encoded by the exons ATGAGGAGCCGTGGTAGCTTTGCTCCAGGCCATGCGGTGGTGTTTCTCGTGTGGTGGATGGCGCATTGCGGCGGCGGGCTTGTCGCCGCCATGCCTCCTG ATGGTTGGTACGATTACACTGCCCACACGGAC TGCAGAGGCCGCCCGGAGCCGGCGCAGTACAACGGCGGGATTCTCAAGTACGGCAACGGCGACGACCCAAACGGGTACAAGACGACGGAGACCGGCGTGCTGTCCCCGGCGTTCGTGGTCTACAACCTCAACAAGTCCACAATGTACACCTTCTCAGGCTGGGTGAAGCTGGAGGGCTCTCCCTCGGCTCTGATCACCGCGAGGCTGGCCCCGGACAACTCCGGCACGAGGTGCATCGGGACGGTCCTCGCGAGGAGCGACTGCTGGGCGTTCCTCAAGGGTGGCTTCGTCCTCGACTGGCCAACTCAGACCTCCGTCATCTTCTTCCAG AATGCTGATAGGACCCCTATGAAGATCACCACTGCGAGCGCCTCGCTCCAGCCGTTCACGACGGAGCAGTGGTCGATGCACCAGAAAGATACGATCCGGAAG aggaggaagaggatggCCACCATCCACGTCGCCGACCCGCACGGCACCCGCGTGGTCGGCGCGTCGGTGTCCGTGCAGCAGACGTCCAAGGACTTCCCGCTCGGGTCGGCGATCGCGTCCACCATCCTGGGCAACGACGCGTACCAGAAGTGGTTCGTGGACCGGTTCAACGCGGCGGTGTTCGAGGACGAGCTCAAGTGGTACTCGACGGAGCCGGCGTCGGGGCTGCTCCGGTTCGACGTGCCGGACCAGATGCTGGCGTTCGTGCGGTCGCACCGGGTGATGGTGCGCGGGCACAACATCTTCTGGGAGAACCAGGACGCCACGCCCCGGTGGGTGAAGGGCCTGTCGCCGGACGACCTCCGCTCCGCCGTGAACACGCGCATCCAGAGCCTCATGACCCGCTACCGCGGCGAGTTCGCGCACTGGGACGTCAACAACGAGATGCTGCACTTCAACTTCTACGAGCAGCGGCTGGGCGCCAACGCCACCATGGAGTTCTTCAGCGTGGCGCAGGACGCCGACCCGCTCGCCACGCTCTTCATGAACGAGTACAACGTGGTGGAGACCTGCGACGACGCCTCCTCCACCGTGGACGCGTACGTGGCCCGGCTCAAGGACCTCCGGGCCGGCGGCGCCGTGCTGGAGGGGATCGGCCTCGAGGGCCACTTCTCCAAGCCCAACATCCCCTACATGAGGGCCGTGCTCGACAAGCTGGCCACCCTCAACCTGCCCATCTGGTTCACCGAGATCGACATCAACAACAAGTTCGACGCGCAGACGCAGGCCGTGTACCTGGAGCAGGTGCTGCGGGAGGCGTACGCGCACCCGGCCGTGAGCGGCGTCATGCTCTGGACGGCGCTGCACGAGGGCGGGTGCTACCAGATGTGCCTCACGGACTGGAACCTCAAGAACCTGCCCGTCGGGGACGTCGTCGACCGGCTGCTCCAGGAGTGGCAGACGGGGCAGGTCGCCGGGCCGACGGACGCGCACGGCGCATACAGCTTCAGCGGCTACCTCGGCGAGTACGTGGTCACCGTGAACGCCGGCAACTCCTCGAAGCAGTCCACCTTCTCGCTGTCCCCAGGGGACGAGACCAGGCACATCACCGTTCAGATATGA